The Microbacterium oleivorans genome contains the following window.
GCGCCCGTCACGGCGACGGGCGAGGTCCTCATCACCGGCACCTTCACCCTGCCGGAGCGTTTCGGCTCGACCGGGGTGATCCCGGGATCGGCCGACGGCAAGGAGGTCGATGCGATCCTCGTCGACGGTGAGCTGCCGGCCTCCTCATCGCCCACCCCCATCGCCGCCAGTGCGGCCATTTCCACAATCAAGAGCGCGGAGGACGTCATCCGTCCGCCGGCACCCGAGAAGGGCAGCCGCTGGACGGTCGCCCTCGCCATCACCGCCGGTGCCCTCGCCGTGCTGCTGGCCGGTGTGCTGATCGTCGCGCTCGTCACAGGAGTCTTCCAATGAGTTCACCAGCAGTCATCGAGATGGTCGGCGTCGCCGCCGCAGCCGCGGACGCGAAGGGCGGGGAGGATCTCGTCGCCCTCGACGTGTCGCAGCCCCTTCCGCTCGTCGATGCGTTCCTCCTCGTCAGCGGTAGCAGCGAGCGCAACGTCGCCGCGATCGCCGACGCCGTCGAGGAGAGCATGCTCGAGGCGGGACACAAGCGGCTGCGCCGCGAGGGACGCGGTGAGTCGCGTTGGGTCCTGATCGACTTCGGCGACCTCGTGGTGCACGTGTTCCACGAGGAGGAGCGCATCTACTACGGTCTCGAGCGCCTCTGGAAGGACTGCCCGGTCATCCCGATCGAGCTCCCCGTGGTCACGAGCACTCCCGGCGATGTAGTAGGCTGAATGAGTTGCCGCGAGAGCGGTGACCACGGGCCTGTGGCGCAGCTGGTAGCGCACCTGCATGGCATGCAGGGGGTCAGGGGTTCGAGTCCCCTCAGGTCCACTTAACGCTTCATGTTCAAACACCGGTCCGCTTCCATGCGGGCCGGTGTTTGTGTTCTGGCTCCGGTTCGCTGTCACGGTGTGATGGTGCTCGACGTGGTGCAGGGCTACGGGGTCGAGCATGGGCTCGAAGGTCGCGGTCGGGATCGCGACGACCTGGTCGGTCGAGGTGATGTAGATCTTCTCGAAGAACGCCTGGTTGAACAGACGGCGGATGCTGTCTGTGGCCTGGGCGTAGACGGTGTGGCAGTCGCTGGCGACGTCGAGGGCCTCGTTCAGCTCGGCTTGCGCGTCGGCGTGGTCTGATTCTGCTGCTTCGAGTCGTTGTGCCACTCGGGTGAGTGCGGGGCCGATCCGGTCTTGTTCTTCCTTGAGGAGGTCCAGCGGGATCGCTCCGGCGTAGTGGGCTTGCAGGAGCTTGTCGCGTTGGGCGAGGAGCTCGGCTCTGCTTGGCAAGGTCGTCTTTCTCGAACGTGGCCTGTGTAGTGAGGATGCTGAACTCTTCGGCGATGGACGCCCGGAGCGCCTCGACTGATGCGGGACGTGGCTGGATGCGCGCGTAGTGGTCGATGATGAGCTGTTCGACCGTGTCGACGTGCATGGCCTCGCGGGTGCAGTTGTTGGCTTTGCTGGGCCTGGGGCTTGGCAGCATGATTGTGAAGCGGCAGAGCTGATGCGATACACCGCCGTCAGATATCGACCATTGGCACAGAAACACGGACCACCCGCAGGCCGGGCACTCCCACCCCGACGAGCGATCGCGCATCACCACGAGGCAGCCCTGACAGCGCGGCTACTCCTGTCCCTGCTCCCGTCGTCCATCGCACGATGGTAGGGCGCCAGCCTCGGCCTCGGCCGCAGCCGCCGTAATCAACAATCGGCGCAGTTGTCCGGGAACGACGAGATCTCCGGCCTATATGGGTGACCGATTCTCACCGAACTCAGGAGTCACCATGGTCGACTACTTCGACAGCCGCACCCCCCAGAACAACCCAAGATCGCTGCTCGGCCTGTCCCGGCAATGGGGGAGGCTCGACTACTCCGCCCTTTCGAGCCAGTATTTCGGCCGCGGCGTCATCCGGCTGATCGTGTTCCGTCCCGGTCTCACTGCCTCCGAGCGGCGCTGGGCAAACCTCTGGTGCGCGCTCGTTCACCGGGAGCTCTGGACGCTCTACGTCCTACCCGTCGGTTTGCTGAGCCTCTGGGCACTCAGCCCGCTGCCGATGTGGGTGCGCATCCTCATCGCCGGCGTAGCGGCGATCGCTCTCATGGCGGCGCTGTGGTGGAAGACCCGGAAGGCGCTGGCCGACGTCCGGGACGTGCAAATCCGTGTGGAGGCCCGCAGCGGCGGCTCACCCCGAATCAACGGCGATATCCCTCTCCTCGAGGACGCCACAACCCGCCTCCTCGCGCTTGACGCGGACCGGCTGACCCCCGTGCAGTACGAAACGCGATGGGGCGAGATCTACGACTGGTTGGGGTCGTTCCGCGCCCCCAAGAGCACGGAGGCTCAGCGATGAGCTCGATCGGTTACGCCCTGCGGGAGGTCGGCCGCGGCTTCGTTCGGGTATTCGTTGAGATCGCGGACACCGCGCCGCCGAGATCCCGCTACACCGACGTCGGGCTGGGTGTGCGTCTTCCGTGGCCCATGACACCGCTCACCGGTCGACTGTTCATCTTCGGCTTCGTTGTGGTGATGTTCGGCGGCGCAGCGCTCAGCGCGTGGGCGGTCGCTGTCGCCTTCGAGCCGTCGCTGTGGCGCATCGTCGCTCCCATCGCCTGGCTGCTGATCGTGCGCACCGTCGTTCGCGCGGTCGTCAGGCGGATCGAGCCGGCCGACGCGGCCGCACGTTGGGCCGAGCTCGACGACCACCGTCGCACCCACCCCCTCGGATGAGCGTGCACCGATGACTTCCGCTCGCCCCACACCCAACCAGATCGCCGCTCGAGTGGCCCCGCTCACCGCGGCCTCGGCCGCTCCGCGGAACACGTCAGCGGGCCGCCGACTCTCCGGCAAAGCGGCCGCGCAGATCCAGGAGCTCGCCGTCGACCAGGCGATCAACGAGCCGCATTCGACGGAACGGACCCACCAGCACAACGGCACCCTGTACGTCCGTGGGGATCTCGGCATCATCGTCCCCGACGACGATCCCGCGGTCGTGGTCGCTTTGCTGCGCATCGACCCCGATGCCGCGCCGGCGCCGCGCGCCCGCCGGTCGACCGTAGGGCCAGCGCACCGCGCACCGGAGAGCAGCACCGAGCTCGAGCGGATGCTGCGCGGCCACGGCTTCGAGATCTCAGCCGGCAGAGGCGGCCACCACAAGGCGACCCACCGCGAGCACCCCGGCGTGACCATCATCATCCCGCACACCCCGAGCGACCACCGCAGCTATCCCAACCTGCTCGCCGAGATCCGGCGCCGCACCGGCCTCGACATCCGCTGACCGCGGATCGGGTGCGCACGCCAGAGAACGGGGATACCCTCGCAGCGTGTGCGGACGATTCGCGATGAACAACGAGACCGACCAGCTGGTGGCAGAGTTCGTCGCGCAGGGCGGCAAGTCTCAGGACTGGCGGCCCGCCTACTCGATCGCTCCGACCGTCAACGCACCGATCGTCCGCGAGAGGCAGGACGAAGGCACCGTCGAGCGTGAGGTCACTCTGGCGCGCTGGGACTGGCCCAAGCCTCCGAACCGGCCCAAGGGCGCCCCGATCATCAACGCCCGCATCGAGAAGGTGTGTATACCGAACTGCACACTGGGACTATGACGTCTACTACTCGCACAGGCACGAGGGGCCCCTATCTGAAGACTGCGAGAGTCCGCGAATCTATCGTGCACGCAGCATTCCAGACGTTCGCGACCGACGGATTCCGCAACGGCTCGCTCCGCGACATCGCTGTCCGAGCCAACATGAGCGAAGCAGGGCTGCTTCACCATTTCCCGACCAAGGCGGACCTCCTCATTGCCGTCCTGACATATCGAGATGAAGAGGCACGCGCGGCCTTCGGCTTTGACCCCGAAACCGGAATTCAGGCCCTGGGCGAGTTCGTCGCGCTGGCGAGGTTCAACGCAACGATTTCTGGAGTCGTTGAACTCTTCTGCGTTCTCGCCGCCGAGTCCACTTCCCCTCGTCATCCCGCCCACGAGTATTTTCGTGAGCGCTATGAGCATGTGCGCTGGATGATCGAAAGGGCTCTCACAGTGATGCGCCTTCGAGGCGACTTGAGCGATGATGTCGACGTCGTCGCCGCGGCCGCCCGCGCGGTAGGGCTCTGGGACGGATTACAGATCCAATGGCTGTTCGACCGCAAGTCCGTTGATATCGCTGAAGAGCTGCACTCCTACTTCTCGAGCTTGCTCCGTGACGGTATCGAACTAACACCACCGATGGTGTGACGCCAATCGAGGCACCGGTCGGAGGCCTCGATAAGTCAGGCCACAGTCGCTTCGACCAGGTCCGCAGCAAGCCGCACAGCGTCCCGTCTCATGGCTTCAGCAACCGCTACTGCCCTGGCTTTTGCCTCGTCGGACATCGCGTGCTCGAGCGAAGTGAGTAGTCGCTGATAGCCCAGATCACTGAACTCGAACGTGGACCCGGTACCGAGTGCTGCTATCCGACGGCCCCAGAACGGCTGGTCGTAGCTCACCGAGCAGATTACGGCGGGGATTCCGGCTCGCGAGCTCGCAGCGGTCGTTCCAGCGCCGCCATGGTGAACGACTGCGGCGCACATCGGCATCACGAGCTCGTGATTCACATTGCCAACGAGGAGTATCTGCTCATCGTTCACGTTGTCGGACGATAAGCCGCCCCATCCCGAACTGACGATCGCTCGGGTCCCCGTTTCGCGGACGATCCGCTCGATCATTTGCAAGACCGTGCGCGGGTCACCTACAGGCATACTGCCGAAGCCGTACAGCACAGGGGCTTCACCTGCACGAATCCACCGCACGATTGCATCGTCTGGGACTGCTGCACGGATAGGTGACAGTTTCTAGTCACGCCGCGAGAGCGGCTGGCGTGTTCATGATGGCTTCGAACTCGACTGGGGTCAAACGGCCCAGGCGGGGTTGTCGGCGGCGTCGGTGGTAGGTCCGCTCGATCCAGGTCACGACTGCGATCCGCAGCTCTTCGCGGGTGCCCCAGGTGCGGCGGTTGAGGACGTTCTTCTGCAGCAGCGCGAAGAACGATTCCATCGCGGCGTTGTCGCCGGCGGCACCGACGCGGCCCATGGATCCCACCATCCGGTGGTGGCTGATCTCGCGGAGGAACTTCCGGCTGCGAAACTGCGATCCTCTGTCGCTGTGGATGACGCAGCCGGCGACGTTCCCGCGCATCGCGACCGCGTTGCGGAGTGCGTTGACCGCGAGGTGTGACTTCATCCTCGAGTCGATGGAGTAGCCGACGATCTTTCCGGAAAATACGTCCTTGATCGCGCAGAGATAGAGCTTGCCCTCACCGGTCGGGTGCTCGGTGATGTCGGTCAGCCACAGTTGGTTCGGACCGGTGGCAGTGAAATCCCGCTCGACGAGGTCGTCGTGCACGGGTGGGCCGACCTTGCCGCCCTTGCCGCGGCGACGTTTCCCGAAGGTGCTCCACCAGCCGTTGCTCGAGGCGATCCGCCACGCGGTGCGATCCGCCATCGCTTCACCCACCTCGCGGGCCTCATCGGCGAGCAGCCGGTGCCCGAACTCGGGGTCGTCACGGTGCGCGTCGAACAACGCGTTGGCGCGATACGCCTCGATCACCTCGGCGTCGGTGATGGGGCCCGCGAGCCACCGGTAGTAGGGCTGGCGGGCGAGCTTGAGAACCCGGCACGTCACCGCGACGGGGATCCCGTCGGCGGCGAGCTCGGTCACGAGCGGGTAGAGCCTTTTCCCGGCAGGTTCGCCTGCGACAGATACGCCGCCGCCCGCCGCAGCACCTCGTTCTCCTGCTCCAGCAACCGGATCCGCTTACGCGCCTCCCGCAGCTCCGTGGACTCGGTGCGGGTCTGACCGGGCTTGGCACCCTCGTCGATGTTCGCGCGACGCATCCACTTCTGCAGCGTCATCGGGTGAACACCGAAGTCCTTCGCGATCTGCTCGATCGTCATTCCGGGCTCGCGGTTGCGCGCGACGCGGACCACGTCGCTACGGAACTCGCTCGGGTACGGCTTGGGCACGGCAACATCCTTCCAGGCCGACCCTCCGGGCAAGCCAGATCAGATGTCACCTACTCGTGCAGCAGTCCCAACAGTCGTACCGTCATACAGTGCGCGAACGACAGCACGCGACAGTCGGCGGCCGGAGCGAGCCATCATGATTGCTACGCCCTCGTCCGAATTGACCATCTCACGCATATCTCTCCCCAGAGGAGCAGGGTCCAAGTCGAACGCTCGCGGGATGTCATGCGTTCCGGGAGAACTTGCGAGCCGAACTGTGTGGCCCCGCCGTTGGAGTTCCGCCCCGAGCACACTCATCGGCTGGGCATCTCCTCGAGTACCAAACGCCAACAGCGTTGCTCGCATCTGGGTCGACCTCTCTTTGCGATCAGTGGGGTTCTCGCACCCCTTCTACATACATGGATTCATCGCTGCGGTGCGCCTGATCGAGCGCGGCCACGTCGGCGCGCGCACCTTGGTTGAAAGCCACCCGCTTTATATCGGTCGCATCAAACCCTGCTTCTCCGAGCGCGAAGGCGACCTCGTCGTAGTCGTAGACCCACTGATGTCCGTAGAACGCGAAGATCTGATTGACCATGAAGGCGCGTCGCGCCGGCATCGCTGGGAGCGGGAGATTCTCGTCGACGGTTCGGCGGCGCTCCTCAAAGAAGTTGCCTGCAAGGTATCCCCGCATGTATAGCTCGAGATCTGGCGTCGACAATCTCAGGACACCGCCGGGTCGAAGAATCCGTCTCACCTCGGATAGCCAAACGATGGCATCTCGGAGAGAGAGGTGCTCTAGAAGGTGCTCGGCATAGACCCATTCAAAGGTGGCGTCGTCGAACGGTAGCGGTTTTGTCACATCCGCTTCGACGAACTTCCAGCGGCCGTCTATCAGATAGATCTGGCCGGGCTTGGTTGCCGAGATCGCACTCCGCGCCGAAACTATGTCACTACTCATGCCTGAGGGGTGCAGTGTCTTGAACGTTGCAAACTCAATGCCATTCACCCCAAGGCTCGCGAGTTCATCGCGACTCGAACCGTGCCCATGCAGCGGCTCTACCGACGCAAACGTGGCTAAATCTTCCATGATCTGCTCAACGCTCTCATCTGCGGCCCGCGGGTCTGACCAGTCCCATTCGGCAACCACGAATACCCCCTCCGGTTTGTGGCGTTGGTTCTCCGTGAGGCCCCCGCCCGCTACCCCACTCAAGCGGGGTACACATCACATTTCAACAGATCCGGTGGCGATCGCCTGTCGCGCCGTTCTTCACTCACGGAGCTTTCGCGACTAATCTCAGGACCGCGTCCCGCGCCGCCGGCAACGATCGTCTTGGGGCCCGCTTGCGTCTACCGAAATCATCTACCGGCAGGCGTTTTGACTCGCAGTTTCGGCGACGCTCTGACACTATTCAGCGCCAGACCGCCGAAAACGATCGTTTTCCGCGGGTGTCTTCTTAGTTCGGTGAAGCTCCCCACCGGATTCTGAGTCGGCGCGTTCTCCAACGCCCGCTGCATCGTGCCGATGATCGGCTACTACGAGTGGACGGGGGAGAAGGGCGACAAGCAACCGCACTTCATCCACGCCGAAGACGAGGCGCTCCTCGCGGCGGCCGGTCTGACGTGGACAACCGAGATCGACGGTGAGCGCCGGCGTGTGTTTGTCGTCGTCACCCGCGAGGCCCGCGACGCCTCCGGCGACGTCCACGACCGGATGCCGGCCTTCCTGTCCCGTGACCTCTGGGACGACTGGCTCAACCCCGCCTCTCTCACCGTCGACGGCGACACCGCCGCATCGAAGAGCAACCGCCTCGAGCTGCTCGACGAGCTCGATGCCAGCTCGAGCGCGATCGCCGCGACGATGCGCACGCACGAGGTCGACCGGCGCGTCAACAACAGCCGCAGCGCCGACCCGAGAGACGCGAGCCTGATCGCACCACTGCTCCGCTGAGAGCGGGTCTATGAGAATCTAGTGATGTCTAGCGTTTTCCTAGACTTCGGTAGTTTTCGATAGACAGAGTCGCCGTGGATTCTGTGCGCAATCCCTACTCACCGGGAGCGGGTCGAAAGCCGGCAGCGCTTGTCGGCCGCGACGACGCGCTCAGCGCGTGGTCGAAGACACATGAGCGGTGCCAAATGAAGCAGGTTGTGCGCCCACGCTCGTGGCGAACAACGGTAGACCGATAGGCGAGCCCGGCAGGAGGATTGATGCATCTTGGATGGGTTGATCGGCGGCAAATCGGTAGACATCGGAGGCGTAAGGATGAGCGAACCAGAGACGGTAACCGTTCCTGAGTTGGTTGGGCAACCGGTGCATATCGCGCGCGAGATGGCGGCGGCCGTCGGACTCGGGTTGGCCAGTGGTGACCCGGATGGTCCTGGACTTGGGTCGCGCACATGGCCGGGTGTGTTCTGGGTGACAGCTCAGGAGCCTTCCCCCGGGTCCGCCATCGAACGCGGAAGTCAGGTGCAGATCATCTTCGTCGAGGATGGCCAGACGAGAAGCGATGTTCCCGTGGCGACAGGTGGGCCGCGATGATCTTGCGTTGTGTACACCGCGAGCGGGCATAGGCGCGGACGGCAACGGGTCGAAGAGGCCTTTGAAAGGTGCAGCCCCTCCGACCCGTATGCCAGATGGTTATCCGAACGTGAACGTGGGTCCTACGGAGTAGCACACGGTGCCGTCGACGAGGATCACCGACGCGGAAGCCGAGTACGCAGGAACGCCCCCGATACCGGGGCCGACAACACCCGGAATAGCGCCGGTCCAACTCTTACTGCCCGTGGAGGGGCCTGCCCCGCCAGTGCTCCAGTAGTTCCCGCTGATGAACCCATTCGCGTAGACCCTCCAGTCGTGTTCGTAGGCGGCGAGGAACACGATGAATCCCGTGCTGAAAGCCACGGTGTCGTTGGCGCGCTTTGACCCGGATGCCCATGAGGAACCACAGTTGCCAGGGACCGGATCAGCCGCAGCGCTTTCGAGTTGAGCTTCGGCGCGGCGCTGGTCAGCCTGTTGCAGTTGAGCGGCGGCGGCCTCCGTGACGGGGACGGACTCCTGCGTGCCGTCCTCGTGCGTGACGATCTTGAAGCCATTGGCCTCCGCGACCGCGGCGTCGTAGCCGCCGACGACCATCGGCGCTGTTTCGCTTATCGTCTCCGGTGCGGCGGGCTCTGGCGTGGCGGCAAGGGCCGCTTGTGGCATCAACGCCACGGCGAGGGTCAAGACTGCCGCACCTGTTATCGACAGGGCGCGGCGACTGAATCGATTGGTCATTTGGATCTCCTTCCTACTCGCTTGCGCCGTCGCATTGTTCTATTCACATCGAATACGTGAGGGCTTCTGTGCGGCTCTGTCGCTCGCCGGTGTGGCGTTGTTGTCGCTCGGGCCATGGGGATACTTCGACTTGCTCGGCTATATGGCCGCGTTAGGCGCTGCCGCTGCGTTCGGCCTCTACACTGTTTTTGCTGACAAGGTTGGAAAGGCAGGCTCCGGACTTGATGGACTCGCGCTTTCTGTCACCGTCGCGGCCATGGTATCTCTGCCCTTCGCATCCCCGCAGATCGGGAAACTCGACCTTCCGGGGTTCGGCGTTCTTGTGTTGTCCGCACTTGTCGGGGTGGTGATCCCATATGCGGTCGACACAATTGCGGCACGTGTAACCTCCGCACGGGTGGTGGGAACTCTGTTCGCGACCGATCCCGCTATGGGCGCTCTCGCTGGGCTTGTCTTCCTGGGGCAAACGATCACAGTGACGGCAGTCGTGGGAATCGCAGTTGTCGCTTCGGCAGGTGCTCTACTCATCTGGACGACAGATTCACAGGGGAGAGTGTCATCTGGAGCCTGACCCGCTTTTCCGGACACCAGTTTTGAGGCGATGATCGTCTCGGAAGGAGTCCGTGAGATGCCTGCTGCCCACCCGCCGGAGTTCCGGCGTCGAGCCCTTGATCTCGTTGCCCAGGGAAACCCGGTTGCGCAGACCGCTCGTGATCTTGGGATCAGCGAGTCGTGCCTGCGGAACTGGATGAACCGTGACGCGGTCGACTCCGGCCGCAAGTCCGGGATCACGACCGATGAGCACAAGGAGCTCGTCGAGTTGCGGCGCCGGAACCGGGTGCTGGAGATGGAGATCGAGATCCTCAAGCGCGCGTCGGCGTACTTCGCGAGGGAGAACGTGCTCCCAAAATAGGGTTCCGGCTGGTCCAGGAGCTCGCCGCTGACGGTGTTCCCGTCGCGGTGGCCTGCCGGTTCCTGAACGTCTCGAAGTCCGGCTTCTACGAGTGGGTCGGCCGGCCACCATCGCGGCGTGCGGTCTCGGATGCGGAGCTGACGACCACGATCCGTCGAATCCACGCTGACTCGAGGGGGACGTATGGGGCGCCGCGGGTGCTTGCCGAGCTTCGGCTCGGACTCGGGGTTCACGTTGGCCGGAAACGCGTCGCCCGGCTGATGCGGATCGACGGTCTTGTGGGCGTCTCGCACCGCCGGAAGCGGCGCGGATGGAAGCCCGATACCGCTACGCACGAGGACCTCGTGAAGCGACAGTTCCGCGCCGACACGCCGAACCGGCTGTGGTTCTGCGACATCACGCAACACCGCGCGAAAGACGGATGGGTCTACTGCGCGGCCGTGATCGACGCGTTCAGCCGCCGGGTCGTTGGCTGGTCGATCAGCGACCGGATCACTGCGGAGATCGTCGTTGACGCGCTCGAGATGGCCCGCTGGCGCCGCCGCCCCGAACCCGGGACCGTGGTCCACGCGGACCGAGGAGCGCAATACACCTCATGGCTCTTCGGGCATAGGCTCCGCCAAGCCGGGCTCCTCGGCTCAATGGGACGCGTCGCTTCCAGCGTCGACAACGCACTCATCGAGAGCTTCTGGTCAACGATGCAACGCGAGCTCCTCGACCGGTCGACCTGGGCCTCGAAAGCGGAACTGTCGTCGGCGATGTTCGAGTGGATCGAAGCGTTCTACAACCCCACCCGCCGACACACCGCGCTCGGCAACCACAGCCCCGTGGAGTTCGAACGACTTCACATCCCCGCCGCAACCGCGGCATGATCAACAAAGAGAAACCGTCCGGGAAACCGGGTCAGGCTCCTCTAAGTCGTAGAGCATCGACCGGGTTCTACCGTGGTGCGTTGCTCAGCCGTGAAAGGGAGGGGCAAGGATGAGGCTGAGATACGGCAGCCGCTTGATCGAAGGTGCGCCCTGGCGGCGTCGCAAACCCGAATCGCGAAGCCACCGAAGAGATCGCGATCATTTTGCTCTCCTCGTGCTCGGTTGACGGAGGGACTGTGATACGGATGTCGGCCTCATTTCCACGCCGGCGCGGATGAGCTTGAGTCGAATCGTCCCGGGACTGACTCCGTACCTGTCGCCGAGCCGCGCCAGCGAGGATCCCTCTTCGTATCGTCTCGCCGCGTCTTTGATCTCGGGTTCGGTCATCCGTCGAGGCGGGGCAGAGACCCCTGCGTCGTAGAGAATCTTCCTCACGGAAGCCCTCGCCAGCTTGAGTCGTGTCGCGATGTCCTTGACGTACACACCTGATCGGAACAACTGGATCGCTTCGGTCCGGGCGTCGTCGGTGACCAACCTGCGCGTGATCGCCTCACAGACATCACCACGAGCATCGGCCGAGCTGACCCTACTGCTACGCTGCACTTTTCCAGCCCGTACTCTCGTAACTGCTTTGGCCAGCCGTCGGGTAACACCTTCGTGTTTGACGGTCTTCGCGTCGATTCCACCAAGTCCCCGCCTCGGCGGGGATTTTGTGTTTTCGGCTGCGGTCGTACGCGCCGCTCCGTGCTCTCGCGGCGGTGTCAGTGCGTCGCGACAGCCTCCAAGACCGCCGTGCGCAGCCGCTGGCCGCGCGCACTGAAGCCCCTTTGCTCGCGCACGTACTCCGCTTTGCCCTCCGGCGTCTCGATCGGCACGGGGGAGTATCCCCAATCCGACAGGTCGTAGGGCGAGGCGCGCATATCGAGCTCGCGGATGTCTCGGGCGAGCTCGAACGCGTCGAGAAGCAGATGACCGGGAACCAGCGGCCCGAGCTTCATGATCCACTTGTAGATGTCCATCCCGGCGTGCAGGCATCCGGGCTGTTCGCGCGCCGATGCTCCTTCGCGATCGAGCGCCTCGCGATTGCGGGGAACGGCCTCGGGCGTGAAGAAGCGGAACGCGTCGAAGTGCGTGCAGCGCAGGTCGTGGGCCTCGACGACGGCATCCGTCCCCGCCCTCCCGAGGCGCAGGGGCACGGCGTGGCGCACCTCGCGCGTGCGATAGACCATCGCCCATTCGTGCAGCCCGAAGCAGCCGAACGCGGCACCGCGGTCGCGGGTGGCCCGCAGCAGCCCGGTGACCCCGCGGTACAGCGATCCGCGCTCGTCGCGGAATGCGGCGTCGTCGACACGCGCCGCATCATTGCTCACGGCGGTGTACCAGCGCCACGAGACGCGCTCCACGGCGCCGTCGAGGACGACGCCTGCTCCCGGGTGCCAGCGGCGGAGCAGAGCTGGCTTGTACGAGTAGTAGGTGAAGAGGAAGTCCTCCACGGGATGCCGTTCGGCGCGTGCGGCCCGCTGTCTGTGGGCGGCGGTCAGGACGTCCGCCCGCTCGGCGTGCGCGGTCGCCCGCTCGTGCCATTCCTCGCGCAGAAGGCGGTCGGGCGGGGCGGTACGGGTCGTCACCTCTCGAGGATAGGCCGGGGCCGCTTCA
Protein-coding sequences here:
- a CDS encoding transposase; the protein is MPAAHPPEFRRRALDLVAQGNPVAQTARDLGISESCLRNWMNRDAVDSGRKSGITTDEHKELVELRRRNRVLEMEIEILKRASAYFARENVLPK
- a CDS encoding DUF6611 family protein; the protein is MVDYFDSRTPQNNPRSLLGLSRQWGRLDYSALSSQYFGRGVIRLIVFRPGLTASERRWANLWCALVHRELWTLYVLPVGLLSLWALSPLPMWVRILIAGVAAIALMAALWWKTRKALADVRDVQIRVEARSGGSPRINGDIPLLEDATTRLLALDADRLTPVQYETRWGEIYDWLGSFRAPKSTEAQR
- a CDS encoding TetR/AcrR family transcriptional regulator; the protein is MHAAFQTFATDGFRNGSLRDIAVRANMSEAGLLHHFPTKADLLIAVLTYRDEEARAAFGFDPETGIQALGEFVALARFNATISGVVELFCVLAAESTSPRHPAHEYFRERYEHVRWMIERALTVMRLRGDLSDDVDVVAAAARAVGLWDGLQIQWLFDRKSVDIAEELHSYFSSLLRDGIELTPPMV
- a CDS encoding IS3 family transposase; its protein translation is MACRFLNVSKSGFYEWVGRPPSRRAVSDAELTTTIRRIHADSRGTYGAPRVLAELRLGLGVHVGRKRVARLMRIDGLVGVSHRRKRRGWKPDTATHEDLVKRQFRADTPNRLWFCDITQHRAKDGWVYCAAVIDAFSRRVVGWSISDRITAEIVVDALEMARWRRRPEPGTVVHADRGAQYTSWLFGHRLRQAGLLGSMGRVASSVDNALIESFWSTMQRELLDRSTWASKAELSSAMFEWIEAFYNPTRRHTALGNHSPVEFERLHIPAATAA
- a CDS encoding EamA family transporter; the encoded protein is MVIWISFLLACAVALFYSHRIREGFCAALSLAGVALLSLGPWGYFDLLGYMAALGAAAAFGLYTVFADKVGKAGSGLDGLALSVTVAAMVSLPFASPQIGKLDLPGFGVLVLSALVGVVIPYAVDTIAARVTSARVVGTLFATDPAMGALAGLVFLGQTITVTAVVGIAVVASAGALLIWTTDSQGRVSSGA
- a CDS encoding class I SAM-dependent methyltransferase, whose translation is MVAEWDWSDPRAADESVEQIMEDLATFASVEPLHGHGSSRDELASLGVNGIEFATFKTLHPSGMSSDIVSARSAISATKPGQIYLIDGRWKFVEADVTKPLPFDDATFEWVYAEHLLEHLSLRDAIVWLSEVRRILRPGGVLRLSTPDLELYMRGYLAGNFFEERRRTVDENLPLPAMPARRAFMVNQIFAFYGHQWVYDYDEVAFALGEAGFDATDIKRVAFNQGARADVAALDQAHRSDESMYVEGVREPH
- a CDS encoding type II toxin-antitoxin system HicA family toxin, whose product is MTSARPTPNQIAARVAPLTAASAAPRNTSAGRRLSGKAAAQIQELAVDQAINEPHSTERTHQHNGTLYVRGDLGIIVPDDDPAVVVALLRIDPDAAPAPRARRSTVGPAHRAPESSTELERMLRGHGFEISAGRGGHHKATHREHPGVTIIIPHTPSDHRSYPNLLAEIRRRTGLDIR
- a CDS encoding glycosyltransferase, giving the protein MRATLLAFGTRGDAQPMSVLGAELQRRGHTVRLASSPGTHDIPRAFDLDPAPLGRDMREMVNSDEGVAIMMARSGRRLSRAVVRALYDGTTVGTAARVGDI
- a CDS encoding SOS response-associated peptidase family protein, coding for MNNETDQLVAEFVAQGGKSQDWRPAYSIAPTVNAPIVRERQDEGTVEREVTLARWDWPKPPNRPKGAPIINARIEKVCIPNCTLGL
- the rsfS gene encoding ribosome silencing factor — protein: MSSPAVIEMVGVAAAAADAKGGEDLVALDVSQPLPLVDAFLLVSGSSERNVAAIADAVEESMLEAGHKRLRREGRGESRWVLIDFGDLVVHVFHEEERIYYGLERLWKDCPVIPIELPVVTSTPGDVVG
- a CDS encoding IS3 family transposase (programmed frameshift), producing MPKPYPSEFRSDVVRVARNREPGMTIEQIAKDFGVHPMTLQKWMRRANIDEGAKPGQTRTESTELREARKRIRLLEQENEVLRRAAAYLSQANLPKRLYPLVTELAADGIPVAVTCRVLKLARQPYYRWLAGPITDAEVIEAYRANALFDAHRDDPEFGHRLLADEAREVGEAMADRTAWRIASSNGWWSTFGKRRRGKGGKVGPPVHDDLVERDFTATGPNQLWLTDITEHPTGEGKLYLCAIKDVFSGKIVGYSIDSRMKSHLAVNALRNAVAMRGNVAGCVIHSDRGSQFRSRKFLREISHHRMVGSMGRVGAAGDNAAMESFFALLQKNVLNRRTWGTREELRIAVVTWIERTYHRRRRQPRLGRLTPVEFEAIMNTPAALAA
- a CDS encoding SOS response-associated peptidase family protein; its protein translation is MIGYYEWTGEKGDKQPHFIHAEDEALLAAAGLTWTTEIDGERRRVFVVVTREARDASGDVHDRMPAFLSRDLWDDWLNPASLTVDGDTAASKSNRLELLDELDASSSAIAATMRTHEVDRRVNNSRSADPRDASLIAPLLR
- a CDS encoding glycosyltransferase, with the protein product MIERIVRETGTRAIVSSGWGGLSSDNVNDEQILLVGNVNHELVMPMCAAVVHHGGAGTTAASSRAGIPAVICSVSYDQPFWGRRIAALGTGSTFEFSDLGYQRLLTSLEHAMSDEAKARAVAVAEAMRRDAVRLAADLVEATVA